One Nicotiana tomentosiformis chromosome 1, ASM39032v3, whole genome shotgun sequence genomic window, AAAATAGTAATTTTCCTGAGACTAGGATGAATTGAATAATTCTTTGAAAGTAAAACAACGCAACATCCGGATCCTTTAAGAGTGCCTTACTTGTCTCTGTCAAGAAGAGTAGCTCCAGCctcaaaaaagtcaaaaaaatcaGGGGCAATTTCCATATCATCTGCATGTCAGAGGCACAGATATTGTGAGAAGAAAAAGAGCAAAGAACATGCAACATAGTGATTAAGATAGATCAGCAGTACCTTCTAGTATGATAACACGGCTAAAATTATGCTTGTAAAACAGCTGATCCAATGCCCACTTGTAATGACCTACGGAAAGAGTGATCGACAATGGCTAAGGCAAGACTAGCACTAGTTGGAATAAAAATGAGTTACGAAAAAAGATGGGAAAAAAAAGGACCAAATCATCCTTACGTGCAATTTTGTAGTATGCAATCAGCTCCCCTGGTCTTTCAGTATGCACAGGTTCAAAATCCAAGTGCTGTTGATAAAGAATCGAAAAAGTCTTTTCTTAAGAACTGTCAAGAAAAAGCGCCAAGAAGAGTTTGATACCGAGCTTAAGCAGAAGCAATTGTTAACTACATTTCACATTGCCAGGCCAGAACAGTTATCAGCTAGGCAGCAAAAGGTTAAAGATAAAGACTAAAGTAACTGCAGCCAAATGATAAAATGAAGCAGACAGATTCATATCCTATGCAATGCGTAGCTTTTATCAGAGAAAAACATTAGGTAGAAAAAGCAATCGATAGGTTACAAAACTATGAACCTATTGCAGTAGATGAATGAATATATGGAACAGAAGTGTGGCTACTcataaaagagagagagagagagagagagagagagagagagagagagagagagagagagagagagagagagagagagagagaaatcacATATATATGAAGAGAGGGGGAAAAGCTGCAACATAAAAGCATAAATCAAACAATACATGCCTCTTCCACTTGTGCTGTCTTATAGGGAAAAGGACAAATTGTATCACACAATGATACAAAGCTGAAGTAATAAAAGGGTCGAAATGATAAGGAAAATATCTACAGGTTAAATATAAATAATGTATCTTTTCCCTTTCAATCTTTTAGCAGATGAAAACTCCTTATGGGCAATATTTCTACTAACTTGTTTCCCTGTACATAATATGGTTATTGGTAATGATGATGATTGAGTATTGCAAGTAAAAACAAGCCTGGCAACAATGAGTTCTTATTCTTAAGTCTATACTTCCCCTCCAAGTAAAGACATATACCTGATTTAAATTTCAAAGATAGAGATACGCCAAACATCCTGTTTTCCCTTCTCACGCGGTAGAGAAGATTACCTGCATATACGTCAGCTGATCATAGCTCAAAGCAAGCTTCCTAACATCAGGATGTGATCCATCCTGCCAAAGGGAGGTAGATCGAAAAGTAGGTTCAACAACAAAAAGAAGACAAGCATACAATAGAAAGTTATGTGCGAAAATAAATGGGTACCTGGGATATGAAAAGAGGATATTTTGGCGCAACAGATATTTGGTATCTGATGACAACAATGGAAGTACCGGGCTTATCAGCTGAGGCATCTAATATGCAATAAGAAGCAGACAAAATTGTTTTGATACAAAACATACTTTAAGATGGATTTAATAGTCTTTTCCAGGTAGTCAGCCCGATTGCAAGCCATAACAACTACAGCAGCCACTGGCATCTAGTAAATATAGTAATTAGGTGATGCACAAATTTGACAGAAATGAAGTCAACAGATGTTGATAGTGAAAGCATGACTGAGGATATGAGAATGTATGTACACCTGTACATTTCCGATCAACTTTTTTATGCCCTTACCTGTAACAAATAAATTAACAATATCAACTATATAAATAAGTACAAATACTTGTAGCATGGGTATATCTAGGATTAGAGCCCATAATATTAATAACTCAATGATATGAACAGACACATTGACACTGACAGATCTTTATTTGCCACGTACAATGGGTTTCATTATTACAGGCAAACATTTCATATTACTGTGACTAAAAGCAGTGGCTTTTGGACTAAAAGCTGAAAGAAGAAGAGGAGTTTATGAACTTACTTTCAAGATCCTGAACAAGAGCCCTTAACTGTCGGCACTCCTGGTCCTGACGCTTCATTTGTTCTGAAAATGTAGCAAGATGAAGATAAGGAAAGTAAAATTACCCATTACCTTTCTTCCCCTCCCCCCAAAAAATACAACTACCTGTTCCCTTCATACAAAAGAGATAAGTAGCATTTCAGTTTCTGACAGCAAACACCAGATTTTATTAATTGGGATCTGTTAGGTTTTTTAAAGAGATGGAGCAGCAAGAAGATTAAAAGAATGGTTGAAATTGTCTCTCATTTTAATTTTATTAACCAGAGGGCTTTAAATAGCCAACTTGAAAACATAATCTGCAGAATAAATATTCAAATTTCAAAAACCTCAAATATCTCAACTAACTTATCCAACTAAATTTACATTTAAACAAAGACCCCTCCTACGACTAAACTACTTATTATTCTAGTAAATCATAAATCAGCAGTAACAGAAGCAAATATTCAACATGATCTGTATTATCACAGAAAGGATAAGGAACAAAGCATTGAAAGAGGACAcgaagaaactgaaaaggtcctATCCTCACTGCTCATCCATGAAGATGTCTCGAAACTTACAACACAAAAACAGAAAATTTCTCAAAAGAGACCAGAGCTACATCAACACAATAGCACATAACAGGGATGGGAACAACTGAACATTCAATTCAAAAGGAACATGCTGGATTGGGAACTGGACGAACTCTTTGATCTATACAGAATACTTGAAGACCTCACGATGAACCCACAAAACCCAGACATCCTAATGTGGGACAACACCAGCAAGGGCATTTATTCAGTGAAGGCAGGGTACAACAAAATGTGCGTATCAAATGAAGTGATTGATCATTGGCCTTGGAAACTAATCTAGAAAAAAAACTCCCCACTGAAGTCATGTGCTTTACATGGACAGCCCTTGAAGAAGCTATCCTGACTCAAGATTTGTAGAAGGGGTTTTCAAATGGTGAACAGATGTTACATGTGTCATCAGAGTTCAGAGTCAGTAAATCATCTTTTTTTGCATTGTTCAGTGGCTGCAGACATATGGTAAATGTTCCTATCAGTTTTTGGTATTAGCTGGACAACACCTCAGAACCTAAAGGAAGCAGTAGAAAATTGGAGCTTCTGGGAAGTTGACGGAACCATCAAAAAGACCTGGCAGATGATCCCAGCGTGtattttttggtgtatttggacAGAAAGAAATAGCAGATGTTTTGATGGCATTTCAACTCCTAATTGCTCCCTGAAATCTATATGTTTGATGAATCTTTTTAGTTGGAGTAACCTTTCCCCTGTAAATGACGTTATTCCCCTCCTAGATTTCATtagctctcttactctggcctaGCAGGCAAAGTTTTGGTATTGGTTAGCTCATGCTCTGATCTAGATTTTTGTACTTGGAGTTAACCATTACTATCTTCTACACTCTCTTGCATCTTCTTGATCAAATATTTTCAGTGTACTCACTTATGATAGGACCAAAACTTACATAAAATTTTCAAGATAGACTATTTCCAATAGATCCATTTGTAGAATGGAGGAAATAAATCCATTTATCAAGAGGACAATGAAGAAAGAAAGGACTACACCGAAAAACACATTGCACCTTCAAGAGCAACTATTCTTCCTTGCTGCTGGCTAATCTGGTCAATAAGCAATCTGGTCTGACTTGTACAGTGATTTTCTGCTTCAATCTGTGTCATTCAATGATTTATACACATAGTGAGCAATTAAAAGTTCTTTACTTCTTTCTTTAGCCTGCATCATTGAAGAAGGGCGCAGTTGTATGCTGTTAAGACAACACAAAGAAAGATTATGCAATATCCTTCTGAGAAGAAAAGAGAAGATTTTTGGAATgacatttgaattgttgaaggATGCCTTCACGTAGAGCATATGAAGATTTTAGAAACATCATATTCACAATACATGACATGAATACAAATTCTTAAACTGTAGAACAAAAGAAATATGTCTATGGTATTTAGATTTCCTGTAGGGAGGATGACTAGATGAGTCCAGATACATACTGCAGCAGCAAGGCGATCTGCATATTCTGACTGTGTCGCAAAAAGCCGCATCTGAGCAATGTAGCAAAAGCAACCACTTAAAACCATACCTAATTCACCATTAAGCAAACACTAAtccagaaagaaaaagaaagaaatcaaaaaaaaaaggtaaattcTTTTCATAATACCCATGTCAACAAAACCAAGTAACCTCATATATTGCTTGGCTTTCCCTAAGCAATATAAACTTTTCTTTTTACAATTGCGGTTGCATGCATCTCCACTAATCCACCGGGTACTTAATACCTCCTACTAGCACAGATATCaagtaactctatccaccaagctTAGGCAGATGAGAATATTGTTGCCCAAATTTTTCATTTGTTACGCCAGAACCTTGGGGCTAGAAGTTAAATCTTGATATTTGCTTTTGTCTAATACATTAGAAAGAGATAACAGAGATACCAAAACTAAACCATACAGTACAGTACCAAAAGTTATTTACCTAAGATGGTACAGTGTCGTCAGAATCTATTGCAAATTTGCAATAGCAGAAAAAAGTTTCAATTGCTTCGCCTACAAGCCATGAAAATTTCAAATGCATAGCCTACAGAAGTTCTTTTGGGCATGTGAATGTCAATTCTTTCCTAGCGGTTCACCTTATCTTTGCCAAGGGGAATTTGCGACCAAAATACTAAAAGAGGGAACCAGCTGCTTAAAGTGGCACGCCCCACTAGTGACACAGCTAAATCAATAAATGTATTGAAGGGGGTTCACTTTAATCTCTTGCGAGGAAAGTTACACTGTACAAATagggaaaaattattttttatatatataaaaaaaattgttgAATCCCCTTGATAGTTAAGCTATTCTGCAAGTTTGCATTTTTTTTAATCCCCTAGGTATAAATCCTGACTGCCCACAAGTTGATGTTGATATTGTTCTCTAGTTTCCTAAGATTTAATCACAAACTTGTTCTAAATTCTACGTAATTCAAAATTAGTTCCACTAATTTCTTAGTTATCAATTTTCTGTATTAAAGATTGCAAATTATGTTCATGTAGAGTTCATATGAAACAGTGGTAATTTAAGAGAAGGCTAAGGTCCAAAAGAAACCTAACCTAATGAACCTATTTCATTGCTGGTGATCTTAATCGTACAAGAAAGATAGATCTGAGATATAAGCCATGTATAAGAGAACCTGTATGTAGATGAAGGCGACAGCAGCCAAGATGAGGAGGTACCGGAAATCACAGCAAAACTTGTACCCTCTCATCGTGCGATTTCGATTGAAGGCTTTAGGAGAAAGCGAATAGTCTATCACTGTTCAGTTATGAGTGTTTCATCCGTGGATTTACTTTGCCTGTTCAGTTAGGATCAAGTCAATATTGGTCCTTTTCATACTCTCTTCTCTCTTGGAAATAAACTCCGACAagacaattaaatttcacaaggggaaaaaacacaaattaaatataaaaaaattaccgTGTTTTAAATAAGATGAATTTTCTGTAGATTAATAATATAACGGTTAATACAGGAATAATATGCATAAAATTATAATGCAGGGATTAAAATATGTGTTTTGCTTATTTAGAAGAAAATTATTTAATCTTTTTAGttgttttaatacatatattaCTAATTTTCATATTCTTATTACACCTTATATCCCAgctataaaataatatatttattaatttttgcgtaatttatttatatattttttatgcaGGTAATAaaaacaacaaccaaacatcctATATATAATGCTGAATTTTAAACAAAATTCAAGAGGCAACCAAACACTATATTGTAATAGCTTGTACATGCAACCAACAATTAAGGAGGGTCGTTTGGTTGGTGaataagtaataccagaagtataATGGCGGGATTATTTAGTCGATATAATTTTATTAGTAGATATTTGGCTAATtggataaaaataaaatatatatataagatataaAACATGTATTTAATTTTACACTAGATAAGTTGAGATAATTTTTTATTTCTAATTTTCACCTAAGATTTTCTAAAGGACTTTGAGAGAAGAGCTTTGGAAAAAGGTAtcttagtcattttggtatgttATTTTGAAATTAGTAATTCGGGGATTGTTATTCCGTATTGAGAATGTATAAAAATGATATCATAACTATGGTATAATTAATCTCATAATTAAAAGAATCTTGCATTTTTATTCTGAAATTGTTATCCCTATCCCACAAACTAAACGACCAGTAAGTACGTTTCTCTTGTCATCGTGTACGTAGTGACAAATCCACCAATCAAGCTTAGTGGTTTTTCTCTTTCTTGTTGCAATCCTGGTCTTGATTTTCCCTTTTCCTCTTGCAGGAGAAACCTAATGCGTCTAAGTTATGGTCTTCCACTCCACTCTTTGCTAATCTATGTTGTGCTGGGTCTCTTCATTTGATCAATATTTACTGTATAATCTCCTGTGTCTTCGTTCAAACATCACGTGTTATGATCATTAAATGGTACTCCTATAAATTAATATTACCTCAGTATGTACACTATCATTGTCTatgattgtattttttttttttttttgcttcattGACAAGTTAAAATGATCATTATATTAGTTATTAACGAACAAAGATATAATAAAGTAAGGAGTAGGTTTCATCATACAATAGGACTAAAGGAATGCCACCACTAGCCCACGTTAAAATAAAGATTAAGCGTATATCCAAAGAGTGTTTCTGCGTACATTTATAACCCAGCAAATTGTCATGATAATACTTACATAAATACTCAATTTCGCGTTGAAAGTTTATGCTATTAATATCCATGAAACTGGTAGTTTTTGAACAATGGAAGTCATATGGATGCCTCAGAGTAAAACAAGAATTGACCTACCCTCCTTGCCGCTTGAGTTCCAAAGGGAAATATAAATGCTGCAACATTTTTTCTTCCAATCCTTGCGCTGCACCAAGATGTTTCATCACATCATAGATTTCAGAATTTCCAATCCAAGCCCTGTGCGCTGTGGCGGAGGTTAATAATGACAACAACGGATATCTTACTTTTATGTTTTATGCGCGGAAAGTGGAGTGGTTGTCCAACCGAGCAAGTTGCATAATGGAGTAATCCTAGAATGACAAGCTAGCTATTAAACTTATATCCTAAAGTTCCTGTATACTCAAGTATTCTCATTCTGCTCAtatcataataaatctcaaataTGTCAAAGCAGGCCACCGTCCATCCATCCTTTTGgattattttttctttgtttaatCCCTAATGCCTTTGTCATAGCTATGTTCTACTAACTTTTTATTACTCCGGGTGGTTGGCCATTTTGATTTTGGTGTGCTCCAcaatttccttttcttttactTGAGGGAACTGTCTATATCTCGTGATATCCTTCAGAAAAAAGACTAAAACTTCACTTTATATGGCTACTACCCTACCCAGAACAAATGAAAGACCTTGGCTTGCCACTTTAGTAATCTAGTATCACTACTTCCTCTTCGAAAGGACATTTCTTGTCGTGTCTGTTTCCTCTCTCGGAGTTTATAAactttaagatttgaaggtcgctTCCTCTCTGTCTCTGCGGTTGTCTCCTTTTATTTTCTATCATGACAGAATTAACTTCCAAGTTCTCAGACTTGAAAAGTTCTTCCCGCCCGTCCCTTTAGCCCTGCTCTCTCCTCCATTTCTAACAGTTGTTCGTCACATTGGGTTTTATTTTACTTTTGTTGGTAATCTGATCCTTCTACAGTTACCAACGCATTAATTGCAATTGGAGGCGTCATCATGAATTTAAATTGTTTTCTGCTAATTCTGTTCGTCTGCTTTATTGGACAATCTTCAGAGGAGCAGAGACAAGCTGATGAGGTGAAGATTGGAGCCATCTTTTCTTTTGGCACCACCAACGGCAAGGTTGCTAGAATCGCAATGGAAGCTGCTGTCCAAGACGTCAATTCTGATACCACTCTTCTTGACGGAAGAAAACTTGCTCTCACCCTCCATGATTCAAACTACAGCGGATTCCTTGGGATCATTGgaggtatatatatatagttctCACCTTTTCATACTACACTTTTTCAATTTATCTCTCACTGCTCTTAGATATCACTTGACTAGATCGTCTTGTTAACTCTTTTCTACTTTTCTGGCTTCCCAGCATTACAATTCATGGAGACCGATACAGTAGCTGTGATTGGCCCTCAAAGTTCTGTAATGGCCCATGTACTCTCTCACCTTGCGAATGAACTCCATGTCCCGCTCCTTTCTTTCACAGCATTGGACCCCACACTCTCACCTCTTCAGTACCCCTATTTCATTCAGACTGCCCCCAGTGATCTTTTTCTAATGACTGCCGTAGCCGATATGATCAGTTATTTTCAATACAGAGAAGTCATTGCAATTTTCTCAGACGATGATCAAGGTCGAAATAGTATTGCCGCTCTAGGTGATAAACTTGTTGAGAGACGTTGTAAGATTTCTTACAAGGCAATTCTTCCACCTGAACTCATGTCTAGTCGTGACCTGATCGTGGCTGAGTTGCTTAAGGTTAAATCAATCGAATCCCGAGTTATTGTTCTACATACACTATCCATAACAGGTCTCAAGGTTTTTGAGGTTGCCCAGGAGCTTGGCATGATGACGAGTGAATATGTTTGGATTGCTACTTCTTGGCTTTCCGGTGTCCTTGATTCGACTTCAGTTTCAACAAAGGTGGCTAGCTCTATACAAGGTGCTCTCACCCTTCGGCCCCATACACCTGATTCCCAAAAGAAGAGGGCTTTTGTATCAAGGTGGAACAAGTTGAGCAATAGCTCCGTTGGTTTGAATGCCTACGGTCTATACGCCTATGATACTGTTTGGATGATTGCTTACGCAGTTAAAGAGTTTTTAGATCACGGAGGCAAAATCTCCTACTCAAATGATTCTAATTTGGACAGTTTTGCTGGAGAGACGATGAACCTTGCTGCACTTAGCATTTTTGATGGTGGTAAGAAGTTGCTTAGTAACATATTAAAG contains:
- the LOC104102713 gene encoding alpha-1,3-mannosyl-glycoprotein 2-beta-N-acetylglucosaminyltransferase isoform X2 translates to MRGYKFCCDFRYLLILAAVAFIYIQMRLFATQSEYADRLAAAIEAENHCTSQTRLLIDQISQQQGRIVALEEQMKRQDQECRQLRALVQDLESKGIKKLIGNVQMPVAAVVVMACNRADYLEKTIKSILKYQISVAPKYPLFISQDGSHPDVRKLALSYDQLTYMQHLDFEPVHTERPGELIAYYKIARHYKWALDQLFYKHNFSRVIILEDDMEIAPDFFDFFEAGATLLDRDKSIMAISSWNDNGQMQFVQDPYALYRSDFFPGLGWMLSKSTWDELSPKWPKAYWDDWLRLKENHRGRQFIRPEVCRSYNFGEHGSSLGQFFKQYLEPIKLNDVQVDWKSMDLSYLLEDNYVKHFGDLVKKAKPIHGADAVLKAFNIDGDVRIQYRDQLDFEDIARQFGIFEEWKVLLVLE
- the LOC104102713 gene encoding alpha-1,3-mannosyl-glycoprotein 2-beta-N-acetylglucosaminyltransferase isoform X1: MRGYKFCCDFRYLLILAAVAFIYIQMRLFATQSEYADRLAAAIEAENHCTSQTRLLIDQISQQQGRIVALEEQMKRQDQECRQLRALVQDLESKGIKKLIGNVQMPVAAVVVMACNRADYLEKTIKSILKYQISVAPKYPLFISQDGSHPDVRKLALSYDQLTYMQHLDFEPVHTERPGELIAYYKIARHYKWALDQLFYKHNFSRVIILEDDMEIAPDFFDFFEAGATLLDRDKSIMAISSWNDNGQMQFVQDPYALYRSDFFPGLGWMLSKSTWDELSPKWPKAYWDDWLRLKENHRGRQFIRPEVCRSYNFGEHGSSLGQFFKQYLEPIKLNDVQVDWKSMDLSYLLEDNYVKHFGDLVKKAKPIHGADAVLKAFNIDGDVRIQYRDQLDFEDIARQFGIFEEWKDGVPRAAYKGIVVFRYQTSRRVFLVGPDSLQQLGNEDT